The Lysobacter gummosus genome includes a region encoding these proteins:
- the hprK gene encoding HPr(Ser) kinase/phosphatase, with amino-acid sequence MSKSIRAGELFEQQRERLALRWLAGQRGDGRLVEAVNTVARRPSLAGYLNAIYPNKVQILGTEELTWLDGLDSRLRWETIEKIIQFRPLALVISKDQPCPEDLRIAAEETDTPLWVSPRRGHELLNHLQYHLARALAPQITLHGVFMEIYSIGVLITGESGSGKSELALELVTRGHRLVADDAPEFTQIAPDVLDGTCPDMLQDLLEVRGLGVLNIRQMFGDTAVKNNKYLRLIVHLTKPMSEPKPAGIERLTGDTGLRRVLDLDVPMITLPVMPGRNLAVLTEAATRLHSLRMKGLDPAAAFIARHSNFLERGES; translated from the coding sequence ATGAGCAAAAGCATCCGTGCAGGCGAACTGTTCGAACAGCAGCGCGAGCGGCTCGCCCTGCGCTGGCTGGCCGGCCAACGCGGCGACGGGCGGCTGGTCGAGGCGGTCAATACCGTCGCCCGCCGGCCCTCGCTGGCCGGCTACCTCAACGCGATCTATCCGAACAAAGTGCAGATCCTCGGCACCGAGGAGCTGACCTGGCTCGACGGCCTGGACTCGCGGCTGCGCTGGGAAACCATCGAAAAGATCATCCAGTTCCGGCCGCTGGCCCTGGTCATCAGCAAGGACCAGCCCTGCCCGGAAGACCTGCGCATCGCCGCGGAGGAAACCGATACGCCGCTGTGGGTGTCGCCGCGACGCGGCCACGAGTTGCTCAATCACCTGCAATACCACCTGGCGCGTGCGCTGGCGCCGCAGATCACGCTGCACGGCGTGTTCATGGAAATCTATTCGATCGGCGTGCTGATCACCGGCGAATCGGGCTCGGGCAAAAGCGAACTCGCGCTGGAACTGGTGACGCGCGGGCATCGGCTGGTCGCCGACGACGCGCCCGAATTCACCCAGATCGCACCCGACGTGCTCGACGGCACCTGCCCGGACATGCTCCAGGACCTGCTGGAAGTGCGCGGCCTGGGCGTACTCAACATCCGCCAGATGTTCGGCGACACCGCGGTCAAGAACAACAAATACCTGCGCCTGATCGTGCACCTGACCAAGCCCATGAGCGAGCCCAAGCCGGCCGGCATCGAGCGCCTGACCGGCGACACCGGCCTGCGCCGCGTGCTCGATCTGGACGTGCCGATGATCACCCTGCCGGTCATGCCCGGCCGCAACCTGGCGGTGCTCACCGAAGCGGCCACGCGCCTGCACAGCCTGCGCATGAAAGGCCTGGACCCGGCCGCGGCCTTCATCGCCCGGCACAGCAACTTCCTGGAGCGCGGCGAATCGTGA
- a CDS encoding PTS sugar transporter subunit IIA produces MPLYELLSAERVAILVEPGDRNAVLETAARMLSEGSPLVTAALSAGLQEREKLASTAIGYGVAIPHGRSPLFESSRGVFLRLAQPVDFGASDGQPVDLVLAMAVPEHHVQQHLQLLAELAERFADAGFRERLRSAPNVAELSYRLLDHCRRSAA; encoded by the coding sequence ATGCCGCTTTACGAACTGTTGAGCGCGGAGCGCGTTGCGATCCTGGTAGAACCCGGCGATCGCAACGCGGTGCTCGAAACCGCCGCGCGCATGCTGTCCGAAGGCAGCCCGCTGGTCACCGCCGCGCTCAGCGCCGGCTTGCAGGAACGCGAGAAACTCGCCAGCACCGCGATCGGCTACGGGGTCGCGATTCCGCATGGCCGCTCGCCCTTGTTCGAAAGCAGCCGCGGCGTATTCCTGCGGCTGGCGCAGCCGGTGGATTTCGGCGCTTCCGACGGCCAGCCGGTGGATCTGGTGCTGGCGATGGCGGTGCCCGAGCATCACGTTCAACAGCATCTGCAGCTGCTCGCCGAGCTCGCCGAGCGCTTCGCCGACGCCGGTTTTCGCGAGCGATTGCGCTCTGCGCCGAATGTGGCGGAGTTGAGTTATCGCCTGCTCGATCATTGCCGGCGCAGCGCGGCGTAA
- the hpf gene encoding ribosome hibernation-promoting factor, HPF/YfiA family yields the protein MRIETHGQQLEVTAALRDYVETKLARLQRHYDHPFDVRTQLSLDKPDHRAEATILIAGRTLHCDAAAIDMYAAIDLLADKLDRLLMKHKSKQVDHHRGESLARNGELT from the coding sequence ATGCGTATCGAAACCCACGGCCAGCAGCTCGAAGTCACCGCAGCTCTGCGCGACTACGTTGAAACCAAGCTGGCCCGTCTGCAACGACACTACGACCATCCCTTCGACGTGCGAACCCAGCTCAGTCTCGACAAGCCCGACCATCGAGCCGAAGCCACCATCCTCATCGCCGGCCGCACCCTGCACTGCGATGCCGCCGCGATCGACATGTACGCCGCCATCGACCTGCTCGCGGACAAGCTCGACCGGTTGCTGATGAAGCACAAGAGCAAGCAAGTGGACCACCACCGCGGCGAGAGCCTCGCCCGCAACGGCGAACTCACCTGA
- a CDS encoding RNA polymerase factor sigma-54 — protein MKPRLQASLGQQLVMTPQLRQAIRLLQLSAVELEAELASAVESNPLLDWTEPSAPGSEDEIRPPPTSASASEDADHGEGPGPGSDAPTPEPEWTMDDGETWYDRVGPSDNDEDSPAAEQVAEAETLLDHLLWQLHLSPLSLRDRSIGVALIEAIDDDGYLREPLQAIADSLAPELTVGEDEVLTVLHQVQRFDPVGTGARSLGECLSLQLSTLPDDTPGKALALQICAGPLERLPRVGAAGLASEFKLEVAEVDIAVQLLRSLDPRPGAQMGAISTDTYVTPDVVIWRQRGLWRVALSETMRPRISIHRGYEGMIRHASASDASYLRGHLQEARWLLKSLEARGDTLLKVARCLLKQQAAFLEFGDSALRPLTLREVANEVGLHESTVSRAIARKYARTPRGTVPLRAFFASGIDTGSGGEASSTAIQAMIRRLIEAENPRKPLSDARLAETLKATGVPVARRTVAKYREAMSIPSSQDRVRMA, from the coding sequence ATGAAGCCCCGCCTCCAAGCCTCTCTCGGACAACAGCTCGTAATGACGCCGCAATTGCGGCAGGCGATCCGCCTGCTGCAGCTGTCGGCTGTGGAACTGGAAGCTGAACTGGCGAGCGCGGTAGAGAGCAACCCGCTGCTGGACTGGACCGAGCCGTCCGCGCCGGGCAGCGAGGACGAAATCCGTCCGCCGCCGACCTCGGCCTCGGCCAGCGAAGACGCCGACCACGGCGAAGGCCCCGGCCCCGGCAGCGACGCGCCCACGCCCGAGCCGGAATGGACGATGGACGACGGCGAGACTTGGTACGACCGGGTCGGCCCGTCCGACAACGACGAAGACTCGCCCGCGGCCGAACAGGTCGCCGAGGCCGAAACCCTGCTCGATCACCTGCTGTGGCAGCTGCACCTGAGCCCGCTGTCGTTGCGCGACCGCAGCATCGGCGTGGCCCTGATCGAAGCCATCGACGACGACGGTTACCTGCGCGAGCCGCTGCAGGCCATCGCCGATTCGCTCGCCCCGGAACTCACCGTCGGCGAAGACGAAGTGCTGACGGTGCTGCATCAGGTCCAGCGTTTCGACCCGGTCGGCACCGGCGCGCGCTCGCTCGGCGAATGCCTGAGCCTGCAATTGAGCACCCTGCCCGACGACACGCCGGGCAAGGCGCTGGCGCTGCAGATCTGCGCCGGCCCGCTGGAACGGCTGCCGCGCGTGGGCGCGGCCGGGCTGGCTTCCGAATTCAAGCTGGAGGTCGCCGAGGTCGATATCGCGGTGCAGTTGCTGCGCTCGCTCGATCCGCGCCCGGGCGCGCAGATGGGCGCGATCTCCACCGACACCTACGTCACTCCCGATGTCGTGATCTGGCGCCAGCGCGGCCTGTGGCGCGTGGCCTTGTCGGAAACGATGCGGCCGCGCATTTCCATCCATCGCGGCTACGAAGGCATGATCCGCCACGCCAGCGCCTCCGACGCCAGCTATTTGCGCGGGCATCTGCAGGAAGCGCGCTGGTTGCTCAAGAGCCTGGAAGCACGCGGCGACACCTTGCTGAAAGTCGCGCGCTGCCTGCTCAAGCAGCAGGCCGCGTTCCTGGAATTCGGCGACAGCGCCTTGCGCCCGCTGACCTTGCGTGAAGTCGCGAACGAAGTCGGATTGCACGAATCCACCGTCTCGCGGGCGATCGCGCGCAAGTACGCGCGCACCCCGCGCGGCACCGTGCCGCTGCGGGCGTTCTTCGCCTCGGGTATCGATACTGGCTCGGGCGGCGAAGCGTCCAGCACCGCGATCCAGGCCATGATCCGGCGCCTGATCGAAGCGGAAAACCCGCGCAAGCCCCTGTCCGACGCGCGCCTGGCCGAGACCTTGAAAGCCACCGGCGTGCCGGTCGCGCGCCGCACCGTCGCCAAATATCGCGAGGCGATGAGCATCCCCTCGTCTCAGGATCGCGTGCGCATGGCTTGA
- the lptB gene encoding LPS export ABC transporter ATP-binding protein: protein MLVAQGLRKAYRQREVVRDFGLTLDAGEVVGLLGPNGAGKTTCFYMIVGLVPADAGTIVLDGKDITAEPMYARAKYGVGYLPQEPSVFRKLSVADNLRLVLELRDDLDRRGIERELASLMDELQVTHVADQLGASLSGGERRRVEIARALAARPRLMLLDEPFAGVDPISVGEIQRIVRHLKNRGIGVLITDHNVRETLGICDRAYILNDGGVLAQGAPDALLANPDVRRVYLGETFRL from the coding sequence ATGCTGGTCGCCCAAGGCCTGCGCAAGGCCTACCGCCAGCGCGAGGTCGTGCGCGATTTCGGCCTGACCCTGGACGCGGGCGAAGTGGTCGGCCTGCTCGGCCCCAACGGCGCCGGCAAGACCACCTGCTTCTACATGATCGTCGGCCTGGTCCCGGCCGACGCCGGCACCATCGTGCTCGACGGCAAGGACATCACCGCCGAGCCGATGTACGCGCGCGCCAAGTACGGCGTCGGCTACCTGCCGCAGGAACCGTCCGTGTTCCGCAAGCTCAGCGTGGCCGACAATCTGCGCCTGGTGCTGGAGCTGCGCGACGACCTCGACCGCCGCGGCATCGAGCGCGAACTGGCCAGCCTGATGGACGAATTGCAGGTGACCCACGTCGCCGACCAGCTCGGCGCCAGCCTGTCCGGCGGCGAGCGCCGCCGCGTGGAAATCGCGCGCGCCCTGGCCGCCCGCCCGCGCCTGATGCTGCTGGACGAGCCTTTCGCCGGTGTCGACCCCATTTCGGTCGGCGAAATCCAGCGAATCGTGCGCCATCTCAAGAATCGCGGGATCGGCGTCCTCATCACGGACCATAACGTTCGCGAAACCTTGGGCATTTGCGATCGGGCGTATATCCTGAACGACGGCGGCGTGCTCGCGCAGGGGGCTCCGGACGCGCTGCTGGCCAATCCCGATGTCCGTCGCGTCTACCTGGGCGAAACCTTCCGTCTGTAA
- the lptA gene encoding lipopolysaccharide transport periplasmic protein LptA: MKRKPANHLPALCLAALLMAPAVGVQARSSDRNQPLDADADQSSCQVSNDAGPCVLTGNVKIVQGTLVINAAKADIKRSNGDISFVTLTGSQVTLKQELDDGKPFNGRANKIDYDMPKDTVTLTGNAFVDNAGQTITSGRIVYNTKTGQVDSGGVGSRVSIRMPPKTQDKPAPPANKPSPTKPAPKGGG; encoded by the coding sequence ATGAAGCGAAAGCCCGCTAATCATTTGCCGGCCCTGTGCCTGGCCGCGCTGCTGATGGCGCCGGCCGTGGGCGTTCAGGCCCGTTCGTCCGACCGCAATCAGCCGCTGGATGCCGATGCCGACCAGAGCAGCTGCCAGGTAAGCAACGATGCCGGCCCCTGCGTATTGACCGGCAATGTCAAGATCGTCCAGGGCACCTTGGTGATCAACGCCGCCAAGGCCGATATCAAGCGCAGCAACGGCGACATCAGTTTCGTCACGCTGACCGGTTCGCAAGTCACCCTGAAACAGGAACTCGACGACGGTAAACCGTTCAACGGTCGCGCCAACAAGATCGATTACGACATGCCCAAGGACACCGTGACACTCACGGGTAATGCCTTCGTGGACAACGCCGGTCAAACCATTACCAGCGGGCGCATCGTCTACAACACCAAGACCGGCCAGGTCGACAGCGGCGGCGTGGGCAGCCGTGTGAGCATACGCATGCCCCCCAAAACCCAGGACAAACCGGCACCGCCGGCTAACAAGCCGAGCCCGACCAAGCCTGCGCCCAAGGGAGGCGGCTGA
- the lptC gene encoding LPS export ABC transporter periplasmic protein LptC: MSWRGWFTLILLTAAALSGWALWSQRDKPLAGKANVQPDYVLNDFEVVVLDKTGKESFTLRAPTLTRDPNIKTMDITTPLFLIPPKPGSQGGAWEVRSQRGWVSAEADEVRLRGQVKADSTNAEGKPIKIATEELNVFPDSNKATSAVAVNMVQPGTILSGLGLEADLETKNVILKSNVKARYEAKAR, from the coding sequence ATGAGCTGGCGCGGATGGTTCACCCTGATCCTGCTCACCGCCGCCGCGCTCAGCGGCTGGGCGCTGTGGTCGCAGCGCGACAAGCCGCTGGCCGGCAAGGCCAACGTGCAGCCCGACTACGTGCTCAACGATTTCGAAGTGGTCGTGCTCGACAAGACCGGCAAGGAATCGTTCACCCTGCGCGCACCCACGCTGACCCGCGATCCCAACATCAAGACCATGGACATCACCACGCCCTTGTTCCTGATTCCACCCAAGCCCGGCAGCCAGGGCGGCGCCTGGGAAGTGCGCTCGCAGCGCGGCTGGGTCAGCGCCGAGGCCGATGAAGTGCGGCTGCGCGGACAGGTCAAGGCCGACAGCACCAACGCCGAAGGCAAGCCGATCAAGATCGCCACCGAAGAGCTGAACGTGTTCCCGGACTCGAACAAGGCCACCTCGGCCGTCGCGGTCAACATGGTCCAGCCGGGCACTATACTGAGCGGTCTGGGCCTTGAGGCCGACCTCGAGACCAAGAACGTGATCCTCAAATCCAACGTCAAGGCGCGCTATGAAGCGAAAGCCCGCTAA
- a CDS encoding KdsC family phosphatase: MPYSHLNDYPADIRERAARIRLACFDVDGTLTDGRLTFDSNGREYKSFHVQDGQGLSLLRKAGIAVHFVTARGGAIAAHRAAELGATSHGDVKDKLVCVKLIAEGLGLTLEQVAFMGDDLADLRILPHVGLAVAPANAHAWVRERVHWRTHARGGEGAARELCDLLLGAQGHAEDILHGALG; this comes from the coding sequence GTGCCTTATAGCCACCTCAACGACTACCCCGCCGACATCCGCGAACGCGCCGCCCGCATTCGGCTGGCCTGCTTCGACGTGGATGGCACGCTGACCGATGGCCGGCTGACTTTCGACAGCAACGGGCGCGAATACAAAAGCTTCCACGTCCAGGACGGCCAGGGCCTGTCGCTGTTGCGCAAGGCCGGGATCGCCGTGCATTTCGTCACCGCGCGCGGCGGCGCCATCGCCGCGCATCGCGCCGCCGAGCTCGGCGCGACCTCGCACGGCGATGTCAAAGACAAGCTGGTCTGCGTCAAGCTGATCGCGGAAGGCTTGGGCCTGACCCTGGAGCAAGTGGCGTTCATGGGCGACGACCTCGCCGATCTGCGCATCCTGCCGCACGTCGGCCTGGCGGTCGCGCCGGCCAACGCGCACGCCTGGGTGCGCGAGCGCGTGCACTGGCGCACCCATGCGCGCGGCGGCGAAGGCGCGGCGCGCGAGCTGTGCGATCTGCTGCTGGGCGCGCAAGGCCATGCCGAAGACATCTTGCACGGAGCGCTGGGATGA
- a CDS encoding KpsF/GutQ family sugar-phosphate isomerase, which yields MTRPVPASDPNALLVGRAETGLAESGRRVFEIEAQALAAVAERIDGDFTAACKLILGAHGRVVCTGMGKSGHIARKIAATLASTGTPSFYVHPGEAGHGDLGMITDADVVLALSYSGESDEVLMLLPVLKRQGNAVIAMTGRPQSTLARESDVHLDVSVPAEACPLALAPTSSTTASLAMGDALAVALLEARGFTADDFARSHPAGALGRRLLLHITDIMHAGEEVPRVSAQATVSEALVEMSHKRLGMTAVVDDDQRLIGLYTDGDLRRTLDDPGVDLRSTRIKEVMTRSPKTIGADALAVEAAQLMETHKISGLLVVDTERRVVGALNIHDLLRARVV from the coding sequence ATGACCCGACCCGTCCCCGCCAGCGACCCCAATGCCTTGCTCGTCGGCCGCGCCGAAACCGGGCTGGCCGAGAGCGGCCGGCGCGTGTTCGAAATCGAGGCCCAGGCCCTGGCCGCGGTGGCCGAGCGCATCGACGGCGACTTCACCGCGGCCTGCAAGCTGATCCTGGGCGCCCATGGCCGCGTGGTTTGCACCGGAATGGGCAAGTCCGGGCACATCGCGCGCAAGATCGCGGCGACCCTGGCCTCCACCGGCACGCCCTCGTTCTATGTCCATCCCGGCGAGGCCGGCCACGGCGACCTGGGCATGATCACCGACGCCGACGTGGTCCTGGCCCTGTCCTACTCGGGCGAAAGCGACGAAGTGCTGATGCTGCTGCCGGTGCTCAAGCGCCAGGGCAACGCGGTGATCGCCATGACCGGGCGCCCGCAATCCACCCTGGCGCGCGAATCGGACGTGCACCTGGACGTCAGCGTCCCGGCCGAGGCCTGCCCGCTGGCGTTGGCGCCGACCTCCAGCACCACCGCCTCGCTGGCGATGGGCGATGCGCTCGCCGTCGCGTTGCTGGAAGCGCGCGGCTTCACCGCCGACGACTTCGCCCGCTCGCATCCGGCCGGCGCGCTCGGCCGCCGGCTGCTGCTGCACATCACCGACATCATGCACGCCGGCGAAGAAGTGCCGCGCGTGTCCGCGCAAGCCACCGTCAGCGAAGCGCTGGTGGAGATGAGCCACAAGCGCCTGGGCATGACCGCGGTGGTCGACGACGACCAGCGCCTGATCGGTCTGTACACCGACGGCGACTTGCGCCGCACCCTCGACGATCCCGGCGTGGACCTGCGTTCGACCCGGATCAAGGAAGTGATGACGCGTTCGCCGAAGACCATCGGCGCCGACGCGCTGGCGGTGGAGGCCGCGCAGCTCATGGAAACTCACAAGATCAGCGGCTTGCTGGTCGTGGATACTGAACGACGCGTGGTCGGCGCGCTCAACATTCACGACTTGTTGCGGGCCCGAGTGGTTTAA
- a CDS encoding BolA family protein, translated as MNAETIRTLIEQGLPGAQAQVRGDDGVHFEATVVAEAFRGKLPLARHRLVYATLGERMGGEIHALALKTMTPEEAQFGKS; from the coding sequence TTGAACGCCGAAACCATCCGCACCCTGATCGAACAAGGCCTGCCCGGCGCGCAAGCGCAGGTGCGAGGCGACGACGGCGTCCATTTCGAGGCCACCGTCGTGGCCGAGGCGTTCCGCGGCAAGCTGCCGCTGGCCCGTCACCGCCTGGTCTATGCGACCTTGGGCGAGCGCATGGGCGGCGAGATCCACGCTCTGGCGCTGAAGACGATGACGCCGGAAGAGGCCCAATTCGGCAAGTCGTAA
- the murA gene encoding UDP-N-acetylglucosamine 1-carboxyvinyltransferase, translated as MQKIVVEGGQPLNGEVKISGAKNAVLPILCATLLADAPVTIRNVPRLHDVLTTAKLLGELGAGVSSEGATITVDPTTVNSHVAPYELVKTMRASVLVLGPLLAKYGQAEVSLPGGCAIGSRPVDQHIKGLQALGAEITVENGYIKAQRNGRLKGARFVFDVVTVTGTENVLMAAVLAEGTSVLENAAMEPEVVDLADCLNALGANIEHAGSGRIVVHGVEKLHGGSHDVLPDRIETGTFLVAAAMTGGRVTITGSRADTLDSVLDKLRDAGAKIEVDGDRITLDMGGRRARAVDLVTAPYPAFPTDMQAQFMALNCIAEGAGVINETIFENRFMHVNELLRLGADIRVDGHTAVVRGVAKLSGAPVMATDLRASASLILAGLVAQGETTIDRIYHLDRGYENIEEKLSKLGAKISRVG; from the coding sequence ATGCAAAAAATCGTGGTCGAAGGCGGCCAGCCGCTCAACGGCGAAGTCAAGATTTCCGGCGCCAAGAACGCTGTCCTGCCGATCCTGTGCGCGACCTTGCTGGCCGACGCGCCGGTGACGATCCGCAACGTGCCGCGCCTGCACGACGTGCTGACCACCGCCAAGCTGCTGGGCGAGCTTGGTGCGGGCGTGAGCAGCGAAGGGGCGACGATCACGGTCGATCCGACCACGGTCAACAGCCACGTCGCGCCGTACGAGCTGGTCAAGACCATGCGCGCCTCGGTGCTGGTACTGGGGCCGCTGCTGGCCAAGTACGGCCAGGCCGAGGTCTCGCTGCCGGGCGGTTGCGCGATCGGTTCGCGACCGGTCGATCAGCACATCAAGGGGCTGCAGGCGCTGGGCGCTGAGATCACGGTCGAGAACGGCTACATCAAGGCGCAGCGTAACGGCCGCCTGAAGGGCGCGCGCTTCGTCTTCGACGTGGTGACGGTGACCGGCACCGAGAACGTGCTGATGGCCGCGGTTCTGGCCGAAGGCACCAGCGTGCTGGAAAACGCGGCGATGGAGCCGGAAGTCGTCGATCTGGCCGATTGCCTCAACGCCCTGGGCGCCAACATCGAGCACGCCGGCAGCGGCCGGATCGTGGTCCACGGTGTGGAAAAACTGCACGGCGGCAGCCACGACGTCCTGCCCGACCGCATCGAAACCGGCACCTTCCTGGTCGCCGCGGCGATGACCGGAGGCCGCGTGACGATCACCGGCAGCCGCGCCGACACCCTGGATTCGGTGCTCGACAAGCTGCGCGACGCGGGCGCGAAGATCGAGGTCGATGGCGACCGCATTACCCTGGACATGGGCGGCCGCCGCGCGCGCGCGGTGGATCTGGTGACCGCGCCGTACCCGGCGTTCCCGACCGACATGCAGGCGCAGTTCATGGCGCTCAACTGCATCGCCGAAGGCGCGGGCGTGATCAACGAGACCATCTTCGAAAACCGCTTCATGCACGTCAACGAACTGCTGCGCCTGGGCGCGGACATTCGCGTGGACGGCCACACCGCGGTGGTGCGCGGCGTCGCCAAGCTCAGCGGCGCGCCGGTGATGGCGACGGATCTGCGCGCTTCGGCGTCGTTGATCCTGGCCGGACTGGTGGCGCAGGGCGAGACCACGATCGATCGCATTTATCACCTCGACCGCGGCTACGAGAACATCGAAGAGAAGTTGTCGAAGCTTGGGGCGAAGATTTCTCGGGTTGGGTGA
- a CDS encoding DUF3108 domain-containing protein, whose translation MTTHLSTKIRFAALAFALAAASAPAAAVKPFSADYQASYMGIQGAGRMSLAQADGNRWKYNLSISSPLAELQQSTTFDENGGQLRPLSGSDSSKVLTKKKTKNASYDWSRGVATWSGDVKPDRAGPIKLQSGDLDALLINLALVRDANAGKPMSYRMVEDGRTKQLTYTVVGKEAITIGGKSQQATKVSSKNGDKETIAWVVPGMPVPARILQRENGNDAIDLRVQAVR comes from the coding sequence ATGACGACCCACCTGTCCACCAAGATTCGCTTCGCCGCCCTGGCCTTCGCCCTGGCCGCGGCCAGCGCCCCGGCCGCGGCGGTCAAGCCGTTCAGCGCCGACTATCAGGCCAGCTACATGGGCATCCAGGGCGCCGGCCGCATGAGCCTGGCCCAGGCCGACGGCAACCGCTGGAAGTACAACCTGTCGATCTCCAGCCCGCTGGCGGAACTGCAGCAGAGCACCACCTTCGACGAAAACGGCGGCCAACTGCGTCCGCTCAGCGGCAGCGATTCCAGCAAAGTGCTGACCAAGAAGAAGACCAAGAACGCCAGCTACGACTGGTCGCGCGGCGTGGCGACCTGGAGCGGCGACGTCAAGCCCGACCGCGCCGGCCCGATCAAGCTGCAGTCCGGCGATCTGGACGCGCTGCTGATCAACCTGGCGCTGGTGCGCGACGCCAACGCCGGCAAACCGATGAGCTACCGCATGGTCGAAGACGGCCGCACCAAGCAGCTGACCTACACCGTGGTGGGCAAGGAAGCGATCACCATCGGCGGCAAGTCGCAACAGGCGACCAAGGTGTCGAGCAAGAACGGCGACAAGGAAACCATCGCCTGGGTGGTGCCGGGCATGCCGGTGCCGGCGCGGATTCTGCAGCGCGAGAACGGCAACGATGCGATCGATCTGCGGGTGCAGGCGGTGCGTTGA